One region of Trichosurus vulpecula isolate mTriVul1 chromosome 1, mTriVul1.pri, whole genome shotgun sequence genomic DNA includes:
- the MACIR gene encoding macrophage immunometabolism regulator, with translation MEVDINGDSRTTLSTLPLPVSEVNSPGKAETEKPRCSSTPCSPMRRTVSGYQILHMDSNYLVGFTTGEELLKLAQKCSGGEENKGESMPTLRSKQLETGLARSSRLYKTRSRYYQPYEIPAVNGRRRRRMPSSGDKCTKALPYEPYKALHGPLPLCLLKGKRAHSKSLDYLNLDKMNIKEPADTEVLQYQLQHLTLRGDRMFARNNT, from the coding sequence ATGGAAGTAGACATTAATGGAGACTCCAGAACTACCCTATCTACCCTTCCTTTACCGGTGTCAGAGGTGAATTCCCCAGGAAAAGCTGAAACAGAAAAGCCTCGGTGCTCCAGCACGCCCTGTTCACCAATGAGACGGACCGTGTCGGGTTATCAGATCCTTCATATGGATTCAAACTACTTGGTTGGCTTCACAACTGGTGAGGAGCTCTTAAAGTTAGCCCAAAAGTGCTCAGGAGGCGAAGAGAATAAGGGGGAGTCCATGCCTACCTTGCGTTCCAAACAGCTTGAAACGGGACTTGCACGTTCCTCTCGTTTGTACAAAACCAGAAGTAGGTACTACCAGCCATATGAAATCCCTGCTGTCAATGGAAGGCGGCGAAGACGAATGCCCAGCTCAGGAGATAAATGCACTAAGGCTTTACCTTATGAACCTTACAAGGCTCTCCATGGCCCTTTACCTCTCTGTCTTCTCAAAGGTAAAAGGGCTCATtcaaaatcactggactacctcaATCTAGATAAAATGAACATCAAGGAACCTGCTGACACTGAAGTACTGCAGTATCAACTTCAACATCTGACCCTCCGAGGGGACCGTATGTTTGCTAGGAACAACACATGA